One Chloroflexota bacterium DNA segment encodes these proteins:
- a CDS encoding MFS transporter: MKKGGKRLLGVPPNIFFLGLVSFLTDVSSEMTLTILPLFLTSVLGVGPAIIGLIEGIGESTATTLRVFSGWLADRTKKRKALTVVGYTLSGLAKPFLYFATTWGLVLGVRFIDRLGKAVRTAPRDALVASSSAPQERGRGFGFQRALDSYGAVVGLALAALAVFLAQRTAPDLTRASYQKLVLIGIIPAFLAPLLLLWKVKEPPPAPPAEKPPSHQGLSGRFKLFLAIMVVFTLGRFSDAFLILRAHDLGLSPFHILAVLAMFNLVYAGTSFPAGVLSDRLGRKAVLLVGFAVYALIYLGFAQATAPWQVVFLFVAYGLYYGATEGVGRAYVADLVPERSRGTAYGFYHGAVGLAALPASLLAGVLWQAIAPAAPFYLGASLAGVAMAGLFFLR; encoded by the coding sequence ATGAAGAAAGGGGGAAAGAGGCTCCTGGGGGTCCCCCCCAATATCTTCTTCCTGGGCCTGGTGAGCTTTCTAACCGATGTCAGCTCGGAGATGACCCTTACCATCCTCCCTCTCTTCCTCACCAGCGTCCTGGGGGTGGGGCCGGCTATCATCGGCCTCATAGAGGGCATTGGGGAGAGCACTGCAACCACCCTCCGGGTCTTTTCCGGCTGGCTGGCCGATAGGACAAAGAAGCGAAAGGCCCTGACCGTAGTGGGCTATACCCTTTCCGGCCTGGCAAAGCCCTTCCTCTACTTCGCAACAACCTGGGGCCTGGTGCTGGGGGTGAGGTTCATCGACCGGCTGGGGAAGGCGGTGCGCACCGCTCCCCGGGATGCCCTGGTGGCCAGCTCCTCCGCCCCCCAGGAAAGGGGGAGGGGCTTTGGCTTCCAGCGTGCCCTGGACAGCTATGGGGCGGTGGTGGGGCTGGCCCTGGCGGCCCTGGCGGTCTTTCTTGCCCAGCGCACGGCCCCCGACCTGACCAGGGCCTCCTATCAAAAGCTGGTTCTGATAGGCATCATCCCCGCTTTTCTGGCGCCACTGCTCCTCCTGTGGAAGGTGAAGGAACCTCCCCCCGCCCCCCCCGCCGAAAAGCCCCCCTCCCACCAGGGCCTCAGCGGACGGTTCAAACTCTTCCTGGCTATCATGGTCGTATTCACCCTGGGGCGTTTCAGCGACGCCTTTCTCATCCTGCGGGCGCATGACCTGGGCCTATCTCCTTTTCATATCCTGGCGGTGCTGGCGATGTTCAACCTGGTCTATGCCGGCACATCCTTTCCCGCCGGCGTCCTCTCGGACCGGCTGGGGAGGAAGGCCGTTCTCCTGGTGGGCTTTGCGGTGTATGCGCTCATCTACCTGGGCTTCGCCCAGGCCACCGCCCCCTGGCAGGTGGTGTTCCTCTTTGTCGCCTATGGCCTCTACTATGGGGCCACAGAGGGGGTGGGGAGGGCCTATGTGGCAGACCTGGTGCCCGAGAGGAGCCGTGGCACCGCCTATGGTTTCTATCACGGGGCGGTGGGCCTGGCGGCCCTCCCGGCCAGCCTCCTCGCTGGCGTGCTCTGGCAGGCAATAGCCCCCGCCGCCCCCTTCTACCTGGGGGCCTCCCTGGCCGGGGTAGCCATGGCCGGCCTGTTCTTCTTGAGATAG
- the nadD gene encoding nicotinate-nucleotide adenylyltransferase — MKGVKTGILGGTFDPVHLGHLFLAQEARERLGLRQVLFMPAGRPWMKDRTITPAPHRLAMLQLALEDNLAFAVSRIETDHPGVSYTVDTLAALSGQMPGERLFFLLGWDALENLPRWKDPERVLALAELVVFPRPGCPAPDLPGLERLLPGVGKRVHLLEGPIIQISSTEVRRRVREGLPIRYLVPRAVEQYILEKGLYK, encoded by the coding sequence ATAAAAGGGGTGAAAACCGGCATCCTGGGGGGCACATTTGACCCGGTGCATCTGGGTCATCTGTTTCTTGCTCAGGAGGCCAGGGAGAGGCTTGGTCTCAGGCAAGTCCTCTTTATGCCTGCTGGCCGACCCTGGATGAAGGACAGGACCATAACCCCTGCCCCCCACCGCCTGGCTATGCTCCAACTGGCTTTAGAAGATAACCTGGCTTTTGCCGTGTCCCGGATTGAAACCGACCACCCCGGCGTTTCATACACGGTGGATACCCTGGCAGCTCTTTCCGGGCAGATGCCTGGGGAAAGGCTTTTCTTTTTGCTGGGCTGGGATGCCCTGGAGAACCTTCCCCGGTGGAAAGACCCGGAGAGGGTCCTGGCCCTGGCCGAGCTGGTGGTCTTCCCCCGGCCGGGTTGCCCCGCCCCGGACCTCCCCGGCCTGGAGAGGCTCCTACCGGGGGTGGGGAAGAGGGTTCACCTCCTGGAGGGCCCTATCATCCAGATAAGTTCCACTGAAGTCCGCCGCCGTGTGAGGGAAGGGCTTCCCATAAGATATCTGGTACCCCGTGCAGTGGAGCAGTATATCCTGGAGAAGGGCCTCTACAAATAG
- the dnaA gene encoding chromosomal replication initiator protein DnaA, with translation MEREGTRRPAGPPAPVLSPPAAPLSPPSRPTNIGAFWRCSLKSAQELWETVLGQLQLQVTKANYQTWLKDTKGLGYEAGVFVVGVPGPFAREWLERSLYSLIRRTLLGLLGQEVEVEFQVAQAPSPLRLSCFNPRYTFDSFMVGQCNRLAHAACLQAAERPGASFNPLFIYGPPGLGKTHLLHATGNFSQARGWGPLLLTAEEYTNEFILSIQQKRTAAFRQKCISADILLVDDLSFLANKQQTQESLLHTIDYISSFGHQIVFTADSPPQVLSFLDKRLRSRLEGGLLVGLQPPDPTTRLLILKTKAASLGLTVSRTVLELVAEGATESVRELEGRLHRLAAYSRLTGLPLSTELASQALAPHTEAPPPPARVLDAVAHSFQLTRQDLLSRKRSPRISMARHIVIYLLREELGLPISEIGAALGQTAKASVRYGYEKIVRQLERDPSFQARLQELRQKVRI, from the coding sequence ATGGAACGAGAGGGGACGAGAAGGCCCGCCGGCCCCCCCGCCCCTGTCTTATCCCCCCCCGCAGCCCCCTTGTCCCCTCCCTCCCGCCCCACTAACATTGGAGCGTTCTGGAGGTGCAGCCTGAAATCGGCCCAAGAGCTTTGGGAAACAGTTCTGGGTCAACTCCAACTCCAGGTCACCAAGGCCAATTACCAGACCTGGCTTAAAGATACAAAGGGGCTCGGCTATGAGGCCGGCGTCTTTGTTGTTGGAGTCCCCGGCCCCTTTGCCCGTGAATGGTTGGAAAGGAGCCTCTATTCCCTGATAAGACGCACCCTCCTGGGCCTCCTGGGGCAAGAGGTGGAGGTGGAGTTCCAGGTGGCCCAGGCCCCTTCGCCCCTCCGCCTTTCCTGCTTCAACCCCCGCTATACCTTTGATAGCTTTATGGTAGGCCAGTGCAACCGCCTGGCCCACGCCGCCTGCCTTCAGGCCGCGGAAAGGCCCGGGGCCAGCTTTAACCCCCTCTTCATCTACGGCCCTCCCGGCCTGGGCAAGACCCACCTCCTCCATGCCACCGGAAACTTCTCTCAGGCCAGGGGCTGGGGGCCCCTTCTGCTGACGGCGGAGGAGTATACCAATGAATTCATCCTCTCCATCCAGCAAAAGAGGACTGCAGCCTTCCGTCAGAAGTGCATCTCTGCGGACATCCTGCTAGTGGATGACCTCTCCTTTCTAGCCAACAAGCAGCAGACCCAGGAGAGCCTCCTCCATACCATCGACTACATATCTTCCTTCGGCCATCAGATTGTGTTCACCGCCGATAGCCCCCCGCAGGTCCTCTCCTTCTTGGACAAAAGGCTCCGCTCCCGCCTGGAAGGAGGTCTCCTCGTCGGCCTCCAGCCCCCAGACCCCACCACCCGCCTCCTCATCCTGAAGACGAAGGCGGCCTCACTGGGCCTCACTGTCTCACGCACGGTCCTGGAGCTTGTGGCAGAGGGGGCGACGGAGAGTGTGCGGGAGCTGGAAGGGAGACTCCACCGGCTGGCGGCCTACTCCCGCCTCACCGGTCTTCCTCTTTCCACCGAGCTAGCTTCCCAGGCCCTGGCCCCTCACACGGAGGCCCCCCCACCCCCCGCAAGGGTCTTGGATGCCGTGGCCCATTCCTTCCAGCTCACCCGCCAGGACCTACTCTCAAGAAAGAGGTCCCCCCGCATCAGCATGGCCCGGCATATTGTCATCTACCTCCTCAGGGAAGAACTGGGCCTGCCTATCTCCGAGATCGGGGCTGCCCTGGGTCAAACGGCAAAGGCTTCAGTAAGGTATGGCTACGAGAAGATAGTTCGCCAGCTCGAACGAGACCCCTCTTTCCAGGCCAGACTCCAGGAGCTCCGGCAGAAGGTCCGAATCTAG
- the fmt gene encoding methionyl-tRNA formyltransferase, whose protein sequence is MALAVFMGTPDFAVPVLEALLGAHRVVGVYTRPDEAGGRGLLPIPSPVKVVAQRAGLPLFQPRSLKGGEEVVRLRELAPEVAVVAAYGLLLPPEVLRVPSAGCLNVHPSLLPRHRGPSPIAGAILAGDEETGVSLILMDEGMDTGPLLAQERLPIGPQDTALSLGQKLSHLGACLLLEVLPRYLRGESRPAPQQGEPSYTRLIRKEEGAMDWCLPARSLWLRVRAFHPWPGAFTSFKGRRLRVLEAFPRAVSPPLVPGQVRALGKGVGVETGEGVLELITLQMEGRRALPIEEFLRGQRDFVGAVLPG, encoded by the coding sequence ATGGCTCTGGCGGTGTTTATGGGGACCCCGGATTTTGCTGTTCCCGTCCTGGAGGCCCTGCTGGGCGCCCACCGGGTGGTGGGGGTGTATACCCGCCCGGATGAGGCGGGGGGGAGGGGGCTTCTTCCCATTCCCTCCCCGGTGAAGGTGGTTGCCCAGAGGGCGGGCCTGCCCCTCTTCCAGCCCAGGAGCCTGAAGGGCGGGGAGGAGGTGGTCAGGCTGAGGGAGCTGGCCCCGGAAGTGGCCGTGGTGGCTGCTTACGGCCTTCTCCTGCCCCCGGAGGTGCTCCGGGTCCCGTCGGCAGGCTGCCTTAACGTCCACCCTTCCCTCCTGCCCCGCCACCGCGGCCCCTCCCCCATTGCGGGGGCCATCCTGGCCGGGGATGAGGAGACGGGGGTAAGCCTGATTCTGATGGACGAGGGCATGGACACTGGCCCCCTCCTGGCCCAGGAGAGGTTGCCTATAGGGCCCCAGGACACCGCCCTCTCCCTGGGGCAGAAGCTTTCCCACCTGGGGGCCTGCCTCCTCTTAGAGGTCCTGCCCCGGTATTTGAGAGGGGAGAGCAGGCCTGCTCCCCAGCAGGGGGAGCCGAGCTATACCCGGCTCATCCGGAAGGAGGAGGGGGCGATGGACTGGTGCCTCCCTGCCCGCTCGCTGTGGCTCCGGGTAAGGGCGTTCCACCCCTGGCCGGGGGCCTTCACCAGCTTTAAGGGCCGGCGGCTGAGGGTCCTGGAGGCCTTCCCCCGGGCGGTGTCCCCTCCCCTGGTGCCGGGTCAGGTGAGGGCCCTGGGGAAAGGGGTGGGGGTGGAGACCGGGGAGGGGGTCCTGGAGCTCATTACCCTGCAAATGGAGGGGAGGCGAGCCCTCCCCATAGAAGAGTTCCTGAGGGGCCAGAGGGACTTTGTCGGCGCTGTCCTGCCCGGCTAG
- a CDS encoding GuaB3 family IMP dehydrogenase-related protein, with product MRPEPRPRKLRQAFGFDEIAIVPGDVTVNPDQANTYFQLGPLTFPIPVLTAAMDAVVDPGFSILFARLGGLPILNLEGVQTRYKDAQAVLDEVVSAPQESCTQLLQKVYSQPIQENLVGERLQEIKGAGAICGAAMTPQTSKSLAPLAVEAGADVVVIQSTVTTARHISKSYKGLVFSEFCSQLKVPVLVGNCVTYSASLELMETGIAGLLVGVGPGAACTTREVLGVGVPQVTATMDCALAREKYFRETGRYVCLITDGGIRNGGDVCKAIACGADAVMLGSLMAQAEEAPGRGYHWGMATPHSALPRGTRIRVGTTGSLERILFGPTSRTDGTQNLIGALRTCAGIVGALTLRDMHKVDLVIAPSIKTEGKVFQFQQRAN from the coding sequence ATGAGGCCTGAGCCCAGGCCCAGGAAGCTACGCCAGGCCTTTGGCTTTGACGAGATAGCCATTGTCCCCGGCGATGTGACCGTCAACCCGGACCAGGCCAATACCTATTTTCAGCTGGGGCCCCTGACCTTCCCCATCCCGGTCCTGACCGCCGCCATGGATGCCGTGGTGGACCCGGGGTTCTCCATCCTCTTCGCCAGGCTGGGGGGCCTGCCTATTCTGAACCTGGAAGGGGTCCAAACCCGCTACAAAGATGCCCAGGCAGTCCTGGACGAGGTTGTCTCTGCCCCCCAGGAGAGTTGCACCCAGCTCCTGCAGAAGGTCTACTCCCAGCCCATCCAGGAAAACCTGGTGGGGGAGAGGCTCCAGGAGATAAAGGGGGCCGGGGCCATCTGCGGGGCGGCCATGACCCCCCAGACCTCCAAGAGCCTGGCCCCCCTGGCAGTGGAGGCCGGGGCCGATGTGGTGGTGATCCAGTCCACCGTGACCACGGCCCGGCATATCTCCAAGAGCTACAAGGGCCTGGTCTTCTCTGAGTTCTGCTCCCAGTTGAAGGTCCCCGTCCTGGTGGGGAACTGTGTTACCTACTCCGCGTCCCTGGAACTCATGGAGACGGGGATAGCGGGGCTCCTGGTGGGGGTGGGGCCGGGGGCGGCCTGCACCACCCGGGAGGTGCTGGGGGTGGGGGTGCCCCAGGTCACCGCCACCATGGACTGCGCCCTGGCCAGGGAGAAATACTTCCGAGAGACGGGCCGCTATGTCTGCCTTATTACCGATGGCGGCATCAGGAATGGCGGGGACGTGTGCAAAGCCATCGCCTGCGGGGCCGATGCGGTGATGCTGGGGTCTCTCATGGCCCAGGCCGAGGAGGCCCCCGGAAGGGGCTATCACTGGGGGATGGCCACCCCCCATTCCGCCCTGCCCCGGGGCACCCGCATCCGGGTGGGCACCACCGGCTCCCTCGAGCGTATCCTCTTTGGCCCCACCTCCCGCACCGATGGCACCCAGAACCTGATAGGGGCCCTGCGCACCTGTGCAGGAATTGTGGGAGCCCTCACCCTCCGCGACATGCACAAGGTGGACCTGGTCATCGCCCCCTCTATCAAGACCGAGGGGAAGGTCTTCCAGTTCCAGCAGCGCGCGAACTAG
- a CDS encoding YHS domain-containing protein, with protein MTRDPICGMEVDEKKAAGRSEYQGKTYYFCSVGCKKEFDRNPAKHVKAEPKH; from the coding sequence ATGACCAGGGACCCCATCTGCGGCATGGAGGTAGATGAGAAGAAGGCCGCGGGTAGGTCGGAATACCAGGGAAAGACCTACTATTTCTGCTCCGTGGGCTGTAAGAAGGAGTTTGACAGGAACCCGGCCAAGCATGTGAAGGCCGAGCCCAAGCACTGA
- a CDS encoding heavy metal translocating P-type ATPase: MPVRETQEKKRIALPITGMTCVSCVAHVTQALEEVPGVTSAQVNLASEQAAVEYDPARTSPREMEKAVRDIGYGVGKQIALLRVTGMTCASCVEKITRAVGELEGVSKVVVNLASGSARVEYLPGVVGIREIKRTIQELGYGAQEALEGEAALEQEKKAREREIRRQLVNLAIAWPLGIIVMLGTFRDYWVLPRLVPEFLGNTYLLGALTTIVVAGPARQFFVNSYRGLRKGLTDMNLLYATGIGAAYLIAVLNTLWPRAGFGGEKATFYESAALLTGFIVLGRYLEAATRGKTSEAIRKLMKLQPRTARVVREGQEIELHADEVEVGDLVVVRPGESIPVDGVVQEGYSAVDESMLTGESLPVEKKSGDPVTGGTLNKTGAFRFQATRVGKETALAQIIRLVEEAQTTKAPIQKVADYVAGHFILGVHLLALLVFVFWFFAGYGLFFRPESSFILSPYTLGSIGVFGFALLLSITVLVISCPCAVGLATPAAIMAGSGKGAENGILFKGADAIEALSKVDTVIFDKTGTLTRGEPSVTDMVGGSLAEREVLLLAAVAERNSEHPLAEAILRRAREEGIDVPQPQAFQAIPGQGVEVGLDGARILLGNRKLMGEKAIAIDSLLPQVERLEAEGKTVVFLARDGKAGGVIAVADTLRPDAPLAIDQLHRLGIQVAMLTGDNRRTAQAIARQAGIDRVLAEVLPQDKAEEVRKLQGEKRKVAMVGDGINDAPALAQADSGIAIGAGTDVAKETGHVILIRDRLLDVVAAVQVSRATMRKVKENLFWAFGYNTLGIPIAAGLLYPFFGLVVSPELAAFFMATSSVSVTLNTTLLRGYRPPVRRLEAA, translated from the coding sequence ATGCCGGTAAGGGAAACCCAGGAAAAGAAGCGCATCGCTCTGCCCATAACAGGAATGACCTGCGTCTCCTGTGTGGCGCATGTGACCCAGGCCCTGGAGGAGGTGCCCGGGGTGACTTCGGCCCAGGTGAATCTGGCTTCCGAGCAGGCAGCGGTGGAGTATGACCCCGCCCGCACATCCCCCAGGGAGATGGAAAAGGCGGTGCGGGACATAGGCTACGGGGTAGGAAAGCAGATAGCCCTCCTCCGGGTCACCGGGATGACCTGTGCCTCCTGCGTGGAGAAGATAACCCGGGCGGTGGGGGAGCTGGAGGGGGTAAGCAAGGTTGTGGTCAACCTGGCCTCCGGCTCGGCCCGGGTGGAATACCTCCCCGGGGTGGTGGGGATAAGGGAGATAAAGCGGACCATCCAGGAGCTGGGCTATGGGGCCCAGGAGGCCCTGGAGGGGGAGGCGGCCCTGGAGCAGGAGAAGAAGGCCAGGGAGAGGGAGATAAGGCGACAGCTTGTCAACCTGGCCATCGCCTGGCCCCTGGGGATAATCGTCATGCTGGGCACCTTCCGGGACTACTGGGTCCTCCCACGCCTTGTCCCCGAGTTCCTGGGCAATACATATCTGCTGGGGGCCCTCACTACCATCGTGGTAGCGGGGCCAGCGCGGCAGTTCTTCGTCAATTCCTACCGGGGGCTGAGAAAGGGCCTCACCGATATGAACCTGCTCTATGCCACCGGCATCGGGGCGGCCTACCTCATCGCCGTGCTCAATACCCTCTGGCCACGGGCGGGTTTCGGGGGGGAGAAGGCCACCTTTTACGAGTCCGCCGCCCTCCTTACGGGCTTTATCGTCCTGGGCAGGTACCTGGAGGCGGCCACCAGGGGCAAGACCTCCGAGGCCATCCGCAAGCTGATGAAGCTCCAGCCCAGGACGGCCCGGGTGGTGCGGGAGGGGCAGGAGATAGAGCTCCACGCCGATGAGGTGGAGGTGGGGGACCTGGTGGTGGTGAGACCGGGGGAGAGCATACCGGTGGACGGGGTGGTGCAGGAGGGCTATTCGGCCGTGGACGAGTCCATGCTCACCGGGGAGAGCCTGCCGGTGGAGAAAAAGTCCGGGGACCCGGTCACGGGGGGCACCCTGAACAAGACGGGCGCCTTCCGCTTCCAGGCCACGCGGGTGGGGAAGGAGACCGCCCTGGCCCAGATTATCCGGCTGGTGGAGGAGGCCCAGACCACCAAGGCACCCATCCAGAAGGTGGCCGACTATGTAGCGGGCCACTTCATCCTGGGGGTGCACCTCCTGGCCCTCCTGGTCTTTGTCTTCTGGTTCTTCGCGGGCTATGGCCTCTTCTTCCGCCCCGAGAGCAGCTTCATCCTCTCCCCCTACACCCTGGGCTCCATCGGGGTCTTCGGCTTCGCCCTGCTCCTGTCCATCACCGTTCTGGTCATCTCCTGCCCCTGTGCCGTGGGGCTGGCCACCCCCGCCGCCATTATGGCCGGGTCGGGGAAAGGCGCGGAGAACGGCATCCTCTTCAAGGGGGCCGATGCCATTGAGGCCCTGAGCAAGGTAGACACAGTCATCTTTGACAAGACCGGGACCCTCACCCGGGGGGAGCCGTCGGTCACCGATATGGTGGGGGGCAGCCTTGCGGAAAGGGAGGTGCTTCTGCTGGCGGCGGTGGCGGAGAGAAACTCGGAGCACCCCCTGGCGGAGGCAATCCTCCGCCGGGCCCGGGAGGAGGGGATTGATGTCCCCCAGCCCCAGGCCTTCCAGGCCATCCCAGGGCAGGGAGTGGAGGTGGGCCTGGACGGGGCCCGTATCCTCCTGGGGAACCGCAAGCTCATGGGGGAGAAGGCCATCGCCATTGATAGCCTCCTCCCCCAGGTGGAGAGGCTGGAAGCAGAGGGCAAGACAGTAGTGTTCCTGGCCAGGGATGGAAAGGCCGGGGGGGTTATCGCCGTGGCCGATACCCTCAGGCCCGATGCCCCCCTGGCCATTGACCAGCTCCACCGCCTGGGCATCCAGGTGGCCATGCTCACCGGGGACAACCGCCGCACGGCCCAGGCCATCGCCCGCCAGGCGGGGATTGACCGGGTGCTGGCCGAGGTCCTCCCCCAGGATAAAGCCGAGGAGGTAAGGAAGCTCCAGGGAGAGAAAAGGAAGGTGGCCATGGTGGGGGACGGCATCAACGATGCCCCCGCCCTGGCCCAGGCCGATTCGGGCATAGCCATCGGCGCGGGCACCGATGTGGCCAAGGAAACAGGCCATGTCATCCTAATCCGGGACCGTTTGCTGGATGTGGTGGCCGCCGTCCAGGTCTCGCGGGCCACCATGAGAAAGGTAAAGGAGAACCTCTTCTGGGCCTTCGGCTACAATACCCTGGGCATCCCCATCGCCGCCGGGCTCCTCTATCCCTTCTTCGGCCTGGTGGTGAGCCCGGAGCTGGCCGCCTTCTTCATGGCCACCAGCTCCGTCTCGGTGACCCTGAACACCACCCTCCTCCGGGGCTACCGGCCCCCGGTGAGAAGGCTGGAGGCAGCGTGA
- a CDS encoding metal-sensitive transcriptional regulator, giving the protein MEEGQRQEALRRLSYIEGHLSGIRKMVEENRYCVDVLRQTLAVRKAIERLEALILANHLHTCVPLGIKDGKEDKVISELLELFNVAEK; this is encoded by the coding sequence ATGGAAGAGGGCCAGAGGCAGGAGGCGCTCAGGAGGCTGAGCTACATTGAGGGGCATCTTTCCGGTATCAGGAAGATGGTGGAGGAGAACCGCTACTGTGTGGACGTGCTGAGGCAGACCCTGGCGGTGAGGAAGGCCATTGAGAGGCTGGAGGCCCTCATCCTGGCCAACCACCTCCACACCTGTGTCCCCCTGGGGATAAAGGACGGCAAAGAGGACAAGGTTATCTCGGAACTCCTGGAGCTCTTTAATGTGGCGGAGAAATAG
- a CDS encoding acylphosphatase — translation MTGGASLHAFVRGRVQGVLFRSFVERHARRLGLVGYARNLFDGRVEVVAEGEKAALEELLRQLHLGPPGARVEGVDAEWGVATGRFRGFDIKH, via the coding sequence GTGACAGGGGGGGCTTCCCTACATGCCTTTGTCCGGGGGAGGGTGCAGGGGGTCCTCTTCCGCTCCTTTGTGGAGCGCCACGCCCGGAGGCTGGGGCTTGTGGGCTATGCGAGGAATCTGTTTGATGGGCGGGTGGAGGTGGTGGCGGAGGGTGAGAAGGCTGCCCTGGAAGAGCTTCTAAGACAGCTCCATCTGGGCCCCCCCGGGGCAAGGGTGGAGGGGGTGGATGCCGAGTGGGGAGTAGCTACAGGACGCTTCAGGGGCTTTGACATTAAGCACTAG
- a CDS encoding DUF362 domain-containing protein, with translation MEEVKVHDAGRFVFQPPPQIAHARRVLLKPYAPHPQPHPATTSRETLEAIIKGIRRVSKADIIILEGNPEGRAMPPIYQALGYDFPRVLLLDVKDSLLVEIDNPLSKSLALPSAWVPNVLLSCDYWVSIAPFQVVNGEGRFTIPNLLGLLPHHKYRQEELQALGMAKVFADLYFILPFDLGIVDGREKLGKVWLGEPFKADSEAARAAGAPSPYLELIRQAQKELES, from the coding sequence GTGGAAGAAGTAAAGGTCCACGATGCGGGGCGCTTTGTCTTCCAGCCTCCGCCCCAGATAGCCCACGCCCGGCGGGTCCTCCTCAAGCCCTATGCCCCCCACCCCCAGCCGCACCCCGCCACCACCAGCCGTGAGACCCTGGAGGCCATTATCAAGGGCATACGCCGCGTCTCAAAGGCCGATATCATCATCCTGGAGGGCAACCCCGAGGGCCGGGCCATGCCCCCTATCTACCAGGCCCTGGGCTATGACTTTCCCCGGGTGCTGCTCCTGGATGTGAAGGACAGCCTCCTGGTGGAGATTGACAACCCCCTCTCCAAGTCCCTGGCCCTGCCCAGCGCCTGGGTGCCCAATGTCCTCCTCTCCTGCGACTACTGGGTCTCCATAGCCCCCTTCCAGGTGGTCAACGGGGAGGGCCGTTTCACCATCCCCAACCTCCTGGGCCTCCTTCCCCACCACAAGTACCGGCAGGAAGAACTCCAGGCCCTGGGGATGGCAAAGGTCTTTGCCGACCTCTACTTCATCCTGCCCTTTGACCTGGGGATTGTGGACGGGAGGGAAAAGCTGGGAAAGGTCTGGTTGGGTGAGCCCTTCAAGGCGGACAGCGAGGCCGCCCGGGCCGCCGGCGCCCCCTCCCCCTACCTGGAGCTAATCCGCCAGGCCCAGAAGGAGCTGGAGAGCTGA
- the mobB gene encoding molybdopterin-guanine dinucleotide biosynthesis protein B, with amino-acid sequence MPPIVSIVGKSGAGKTTLLEALIPALARRGYRVAVIKHSAQGFDMDREGKDSDRLQKAGANPVALASSNQFALLRQMEKETDLEGLLRLLGDGFDLILTEGFREARATKIEVHRRETGELHCSAEELWAVVTDEPLPLPVLQFRWEETEKLADLIETTYLKDREEEAELFADGRPVPLNPFVREFLARTVRGMVSALRGIGDPRRLEIRLWKK; translated from the coding sequence ATGCCACCAATTGTCTCCATCGTAGGCAAGTCCGGTGCGGGGAAGACCACCCTTCTGGAGGCCCTTATCCCGGCCCTCGCCAGGCGGGGCTACCGCGTGGCGGTCATAAAGCACAGTGCCCAGGGGTTTGACATGGACCGGGAGGGGAAGGACAGCGACCGCCTTCAGAAGGCGGGAGCAAACCCGGTGGCCCTGGCCTCCTCCAACCAGTTCGCCCTCCTCCGCCAGATGGAGAAGGAAACGGACCTGGAGGGGCTCCTGAGGCTTCTGGGGGACGGCTTTGACCTCATCCTGACGGAGGGCTTCCGCGAGGCCCGGGCCACCAAAATAGAGGTCCACCGGCGGGAGACAGGGGAGCTCCACTGCTCAGCAGAGGAACTATGGGCGGTGGTCACCGACGAGCCCCTCCCCCTGCCAGTCCTCCAGTTCCGCTGGGAGGAAACAGAGAAGCTGGCCGACCTGATAGAGACCACCTACCTCAAGGACAGAGAGGAAGAGGCGGAGCTCTTTGCCGATGGCCGTCCGGTGCCCTTGAACCCCTTTGTCCGGGAGTTCCTGGCCAGGACTGTGCGGGGGATGGTCTCCGCCCTGAGGGGAATAGGAGACCCCCGCCGGCTGGAGATAAGGCTGTGGAAGAAGTAA